Proteins encoded within one genomic window of Oncorhynchus masou masou isolate Uvic2021 unplaced genomic scaffold, UVic_Omas_1.1 unplaced_scaffold_8012, whole genome shotgun sequence:
- the LOC135537506 gene encoding protein tweety homolog 3-like has translation MTLPVSCLFRSAGIAVGFYGNGESCDGANRLAYSLRHANRTVAGVDKLVTDSAVSLNQTVEGGLVQLETVYSEQTDYVSIVQKLQGQLDELVRLMVDIPFWGNSDISLEDLAFQTEAFDWY, from the exons ATGacacttcctgtttcctgtctttTCCGCAGTGCCGGCATCGCCGTGGGTTTCTATGGAAATGGGGAGTCATGTGATGGAGCCAACCGCCTGGCGTATTCTCTACGGCACGCCAACCGCACCGTGGCAGGGGTCGACAAactg gtgacgGACAGCGCCGTGTCTCTGAACCAGACAGTGGAAGGAGGTCTGGTCCAGTTGGAGACGGTCTACTCTGAACAGACTGACTACGTGTCCATCGTCCAGAAGCTCCAGGGTCAGCTGGATGAGCTGGTCAGACTCATGGTGGACATCCCCTTCTGGGGAAACTCTGACATCTCCCTAGAAGACCTGGCCTTCCAGACGGAAGCCTTTGACTGGTACAG